The DNA segment GGAATGATTGGCAGAGAATGAAAATGCAACTGAATTTTAAAGACCTGCGTCAATATGATTGTGGCATGCATAGAAAAGGCTAAATATCCACTTGTCTAGTCTGAGAACGTTTTCGTGGACGTAAAAAATCCTTGCATCCATCTTACGCAAATGTTTTACAACAAATTCAGTGTCTCAAAACTGGGCAAAAACTTTCGTCATCTCCATGAAGCTACAATAGGCATGTAGTCGCACAGACTGTGACTACTTAAATCATACAGGGGCAGAGAAAATAGAAGCCAAAACATAAGAAAGAAAGTATAACATGCCCAAAGAGTAACCATGACATCAAATATAAATGTTTTCATTTCATATATGTTTCTCAAGTTGGCCCAGTTCACTCCAATTCGCCAAACCGAATAATCCACAGGAATTAAACCACCACACTTATTTTTCATGTGTCAACCAGGCAAGACTATAATGTAAAACGCATGGCAACTTAAAACTCAGCATAAGTAGAGTTAATAGATAAATACACAATTTCAGCAAATGAACATGCTACAAAAAAATCAGTAGTACCAGAGGCATGTATATCAAACCTGTTGAAGGAGAGCGATCCTCTGATTAGTGGCGGCCATGACGAGAGCACAAAAGGGAAAGCGAGAGGCTTTCAAGCTGTTACTCATCTTAAACCCTTCACTGGCGCGAATGCTGCCACCCCAGCAAACAAAATTCTCGTTCACAAAGGCGGCAATGGTCTCGGAACAGAGAGTCCTGTGGCAAAACGACGGCGTATCGGGGTGATCGGGGGAATGCAAGTAAACGAAGAGAAGCTTGAAGGAATTGCGCGAGCGCTGGAGCGCGTCCATGAAGCCCTCGCCGACAAAATTGGGCCCGGAAGAGCCGTAGTCCCTCTCGAAGGCAGCAACGAAATCCATGGCCTCGGAAGTAGCGGCCGGGACGGAAACCAAGGGGgccgaggaggaggaggagggggCCGAGGCCAGGCCCACCAGGCCGAGGGAGTAGGAAAGGACTCCCCCGGCGGCCCAGAGGCCCAAACCGATCGCGCCGGAGATTAACCCTAGACTGCCGGAAATAACGGAAACGGGTAGCGTGATGAGTTTCCAGGCGAGACCCGGAGGCGGTTGGGGTAAGGGTTGGTGATCGGGTGCGGAGGGAAGATGATTGTTAGGGTGAGGTTGCGGAGGAGTATCGGTGTGGTTTACTGAAGTGGTGAAGGAAGAGATTGCAAGTTCCAGGTCCCAATTGTGAGCAGCAAGGATTTCAGTGCAGAGGTCTGCATCTTCTAAACCTGTTATCGCTTGGAAATACGCCAATTTATCTGCTACATCGCccatttttcttccttcttcttcttcttcttcttcttcaaatcAATCCTCAATCAAACACCAATTTTCCACTCTCTTTCCTCTCTTTAGGGTTTACTTTCTCCATCATTCCTTCCTCTCCATCAAATTTATTCAACTCCCAACCGCCTTTTCTTTTCATCACCCCCAAATATTTTTCTcatcttttttctatttttcatattataacaATATTTCATTTCATATTAACAAATCCTAACTTTCTCAAATTTTAATCTTTTACAATCATTTTTACTCACTCTTTATCTTTCaaattattattcaaaattattagTAACGAATCTAACCATTTCATCTATTATCTTTAACATATTTATcaactataaaaataattattcattcTTCATAATTTGATTTACATGAGATAAGTTAGAATTTGTTGAAGATAAACTCACATAATAATATATCTATAACATGGACGCATATTTTAACTTCTTCAATTGATACTTATATTGTTTCTTTTATACATTGCAAAAATTACTCATATGagtaaatcaaataaaaaaaatatggttcTGAACACGTGTCacacttttataatttttctaaataattatcAGAATAATATAATGgttataaagttttaaaaatttcataaatagtCAAAAATTGAAAGGGTTCtagaatttttataatatacatgGAAAGTTAcgggaataaaaaaattacaagtaaataataactttttgataaataaaacattctacaaaattcaattcaaatttGTAAGTGGAgtaaaactattattttaaatttttttactgaTCTTTAAAcctactaaaaaaaatcattaaatataaattaattttagaaataaaacataattatttattatatttattaaattatatattattttaaatattaaaaaatgtattgatataaaaattaattattattattaataagtagttttgaaatggatatttaattaactatctaaattttaactattaattatttaaattttaaagttggtatctaaaaaaccttataactaattagatataaatttataaattatttatcaataatataaaataatatttagttaatatgacaattaattatcttttatttttatttaatgattatatatatataacttaacTTATTAATATAATCAATTTCATTTACATGattctataataaaatttaaatttaatttagtataattagtttattaaaattaactaCTTGTCATGATATAATAAAgttattatatgtaatattaaaatcttatttttaagataaaactcatagttattttgaaatttaatatttcttataaaatattatttttaaaacgtAACTTAGTTAAGAgagataatatatataaattgttaaTAATATGAGAATTTtcaacatattaaaataaatacttttagtCAAAAACTAAATTGGGTACAATCTCCCtccaatatatttttcatttcacTTATGATTAAATatggttaaaaaatattttaaaaccaatttcacATTATCAATGattttgttatttataaattttattttgtctttttgttttaagttattTACTTATGAAATTGAGAaactaacaaattattttatcataatcAATTGTCTTTATTAACTTCTCAACTTGTTTATCATTAGATGTCCAATATGTATGTGTTGATCCTTAAACATAACTCGATTCGACATTTTCAGTGTCTCTAGATCGACTTTacattttgagttttttttttttatctcaccCCTGAGCTTTAAGTGTATCTAGATTGATTCTACACCTTGAGTATCTCTAACTCAATTCCACACCCAAAGCATATCTAACTTAGCCTTACATTTTCAACATCTTTAACTTAGCCGCATATTTTAAACATTTCTAGTTTGACTTCACTCTTAAAGTCTCTTTAGCTTGGTTTCATGCCTTAAGCATCTACAAACCCAATTCAATGCCTTAAGCGTATCTAATGTGGATCCACGCCTTAAACATCTCTTGTTCAGTTCCACGCCTTGAATATTTTTAGCTTTGTTTTATGCTTTATACCTCTTTTGAGAAATGTGTAGTTCGACCTCACTCCTAAATCATATTTAGCTTAATTTTGATGCCTAAAATATCTTATAACTCTCATGCATAAAACATTTTTAGCTTCAACCATATACATCTCTTGTTCGAGTTCTCACTTTTAGAATCTTTAACTCAACTTCATAACATAAGGATCTTTATCTTGGTCTCATGTCTTGAGCATCTTTAACTTGATCTCATTTGAGTAATTCTTTATTCAGAATTTACTATATTTGAATTTTCAGAAGGTAAACATAATGTTTTATTGAGCATAAACATCTAACTTCA comes from the Phaseolus vulgaris cultivar G19833 unplaced genomic scaffold, P. vulgaris v2.0 scaffold_14, whole genome shotgun sequence genome and includes:
- the LOC137816947 gene encoding plant UBX domain-containing protein 10 gives rise to the protein MGDVADKLAYFQAITGLEDADLCTEILAAHNWDLELAISSFTTSVNHTDTPPQPHPNNHLPSAPDHQPLPQPPPGLAWKLITLPVSVISGSLGLISGAIGLGLWAAGGVLSYSLGLVGLASAPSSSSSAPLVSVPAATSEAMDFVAAFERDYGSSGPNFVGEGFMDALQRSRNSFKLLFVYLHSPDHPDTPSFCHRTLCSETIAAFVNENFVCWGGSIRASEGFKMSNSLKASRFPFCALVMAATNQRIALLQQVEGPKSSEELLVTLQRVLEESSPVLVSARLDAEERRNNMRLREEQDAAYRAALEADQARERQRREEEERLAREAAEAERKRKEEDEARERAAQEAAEKQAALAKMRQEKAQSLGEEPEKGPDVTQVLVRFPNGERKGRRFNSTATIQSLYDYVDSLGSLEAESYSLVSNFPRVMYGQEKLALSLKEAGLHPQASLFVEISS